The following proteins are encoded in a genomic region of Arcobacter suis CECT 7833:
- a CDS encoding DEAD/DEAH box helicase, with protein sequence MTFNEFNLKDLLQKAIDEAGFKEPSPIQEQAIPFVLAGRDIVGQAHTGTGKTAAFGLPILNNMKGNSGVEAVVIVPTRELAMQVSDELYRFGKFLGVNTATVYGGQAYARQIKLIENAGIIVATPGRFLDLLRGNKIDIKPNYVILDEADEMLDMGFLDDIKEIFTFLPKERQTLLFSATMPLAIKNLAKTILNNPEFITLTKSDVTNSKITQTFYVVDERERDDALIRLYDYKNPTKSIIFCRTKKEVDRLSTFMVSQGFMAKGLHGDMEQRQREEAIRAFKTSKLEILIATDVAARGLDVNDVSHVFNYHLPFDSESYVHRIGRTGRAGKEGIAVSIVTPHEFRMLQKIEKNIGTKLEAKIVPDIDSVKVKKIAELKNQISEQEIKDYALALVEELKEEFDISTIAFKLASMISASTFVQGNNNIGKTESDIKRLIENSSRYDSEGSSSGRNSRGGSRFGSRGGSRGGDRDRNSRPSGDRNSRGGDRDRAPRGDRPAGDRAPRPAGDRPKPSGDRDRAPRGDRPAGDRAPRPSGDRPKPSGDRSPRPSGDRSRKRD encoded by the coding sequence ATGACTTTTAACGAATTCAATTTAAAAGATTTATTGCAAAAAGCAATAGATGAAGCAGGTTTTAAAGAACCAAGTCCAATACAAGAACAAGCGATCCCGTTTGTATTAGCAGGTAGAGATATTGTTGGACAAGCACATACAGGAACAGGTAAAACAGCAGCATTTGGACTTCCTATTTTAAATAATATGAAAGGTAATTCTGGTGTTGAAGCAGTTGTTATTGTTCCTACAAGAGAACTTGCAATGCAAGTTTCAGATGAATTATATAGATTTGGTAAATTCTTAGGTGTTAACACTGCAACTGTGTATGGTGGACAAGCTTATGCTAGACAAATCAAATTAATAGAAAATGCAGGAATTATTGTAGCAACTCCAGGAAGATTTTTAGATCTTTTAAGAGGTAATAAAATTGATATTAAACCTAATTACGTAATTCTTGATGAAGCAGATGAAATGCTTGATATGGGATTTTTAGATGATATTAAAGAAATTTTTACTTTCTTACCAAAAGAGAGACAAACTCTATTATTTTCTGCAACAATGCCATTAGCGATTAAAAATCTTGCTAAAACTATTTTAAATAACCCAGAGTTTATTACTTTAACAAAAAGTGATGTTACAAATTCAAAAATTACTCAAACTTTTTACGTTGTTGATGAAAGAGAAAGAGATGATGCATTAATTAGATTATACGATTACAAAAATCCAACTAAATCTATTATTTTTTGTCGCACAAAAAAAGAAGTTGATAGATTATCAACATTTATGGTTTCTCAAGGATTTATGGCAAAAGGTCTTCATGGTGATATGGAGCAAAGACAAAGAGAAGAAGCAATTAGAGCGTTCAAAACTTCTAAATTAGAAATTCTAATTGCAACGGATGTTGCAGCTAGAGGATTAGATGTTAATGATGTTTCTCATGTATTTAATTATCATTTACCATTTGATTCTGAGTCTTATGTACATAGAATTGGTAGAACAGGAAGAGCTGGAAAAGAAGGAATTGCTGTATCTATTGTAACTCCACATGAGTTTAGAATGTTACAAAAAATTGAAAAAAATATTGGTACAAAATTAGAAGCTAAAATAGTTCCTGATATTGATTCTGTAAAAGTGAAAAAAATAGCTGAATTAAAAAATCAAATTAGTGAACAAGAAATTAAAGATTATGCTTTAGCTTTAGTTGAAGAACTAAAAGAAGAATTCGATATTTCTACTATTGCATTTAAATTAGCATCTATGATTTCAGCATCTACATTTGTTCAAGGTAATAATAATATTGGAAAAACTGAGTCTGATATTAAAAGACTTATTGAAAATTCAAGTAGATATGATAGCGAAGGTTCATCTTCTGGAAGAAATTCAAGAGGTGGAAGTAGATTTGGTTCAAGAGGTGGTTCACGAGGTGGAGATAGAGATAGAAATTCTAGACCATCTGGAGATAGAAACTCAAGAGGTGGAGATAGAGATAGAGCTCCAAGAGGTGATAGACCAGCAGGTGACAGAGCACCAAGACCAGCAGGAGATAGACCAAAACCAAGTGGAGATAGAGATAGAGCTCCAAGAGGTGATAGACCAGCAGGTGATAGAGCACCAAGACCATCAGGGGATAGACCAAAACCAAGTGGTGACAGAAGTCCAAGACCATCTGGTGATAGAAGTAGAAAAAGAGATTAA
- a CDS encoding inorganic phosphate transporter yields the protein MDIRTINSFEKAREKTLPSFAKLSLAMLFIVVVFLWSYTSHGNVPNNTFLIIGAIFGAYMAMNIGANDVANNVGPAVGSKAITMTWAIILAAIFEALGSFIAGGEVVKTIKDGIIDPALIANPEIFIWAMTAALLSGALWLNFATSIGAPVSTTHSIVGGVMGAGIAAAGFSIVDWNMVGTIVASWIISPLLGGIVAAGFLFFIKKQIIYKDNLIESSNKFVPILIAFMAWSFSTYIILKGLKAIVSVNFFVATIIGLIIAICVYFIVKPLVKKASLKLINNRTSINSLFNIPLIFAAALLSFAHGANDVANAIGPLAAINDAIMNSDVASNVNIPFWVMAVGAFGIVVGLALYGPRLIKTVGSEITELDQIRAYSIAMAAAFTVIVASQLGLPVSSTHIAIGGVFGVGFLREYLDMNEKRFLQETRKKFKKHKKELDNMQEELDKIELIKDKSKSNYIRIVELYKKIDEKDDLVKLEKKDIKDAKSTKYVKRDAVKKIIAAWIITVPAAAILAAAIFFMIKGIMVS from the coding sequence TTGGATATAAGAACAATAAACAGCTTTGAAAAAGCAAGAGAAAAAACCCTTCCTAGTTTTGCAAAACTTTCATTAGCAATGCTATTTATAGTAGTCGTATTTTTGTGGTCCTATACATCCCATGGAAATGTACCTAATAATACATTTCTGATTATTGGTGCCATATTTGGTGCTTATATGGCAATGAATATAGGTGCAAACGATGTTGCAAATAATGTAGGACCTGCTGTTGGTTCTAAAGCAATTACAATGACATGGGCAATTATTCTTGCTGCAATATTTGAAGCTTTAGGTTCTTTTATCGCAGGTGGAGAAGTTGTAAAAACTATAAAAGATGGAATAATCGACCCTGCATTAATAGCAAATCCTGAAATATTTATTTGGGCTATGACAGCAGCGCTTTTATCTGGGGCTTTATGGCTAAATTTTGCAACTTCTATTGGAGCTCCTGTTTCAACTACACATTCAATTGTTGGTGGAGTAATGGGTGCAGGAATTGCAGCTGCAGGTTTTTCAATTGTTGATTGGAATATGGTTGGAACAATTGTTGCTTCTTGGATTATTTCGCCCTTGTTAGGTGGAATAGTTGCCGCTGGTTTTTTATTTTTTATCAAAAAACAAATAATTTATAAAGACAATTTAATTGAATCATCAAATAAATTTGTTCCTATATTAATTGCATTTATGGCTTGGTCTTTTAGTACATATATTATTTTAAAAGGATTAAAAGCCATAGTTAGTGTGAATTTTTTTGTTGCAACAATTATTGGATTAATTATTGCTATTTGTGTTTATTTTATTGTAAAGCCTCTTGTTAAGAAAGCTTCTTTAAAATTAATTAATAATAGAACATCAATTAATTCTTTATTTAATATTCCACTTATATTTGCAGCAGCTTTATTATCTTTCGCACATGGAGCTAATGATGTTGCAAATGCAATAGGACCATTAGCTGCAATTAATGATGCAATTATGAATTCTGATGTTGCAAGTAATGTTAATATTCCCTTTTGGGTTATGGCAGTTGGTGCTTTTGGTATAGTTGTTGGGCTAGCTTTATATGGGCCTAGACTTATTAAAACTGTAGGTTCTGAGATTACTGAACTTGATCAAATCAGAGCTTATTCTATTGCTATGGCTGCTGCATTTACTGTTATTGTTGCAAGTCAGTTAGGTCTTCCCGTATCTTCTACTCATATTGCAATTGGTGGTGTTTTTGGAGTTGGTTTTTTAAGAGAATATCTTGATATGAATGAAAAAAGATTTTTACAAGAGACAAGAAAAAAATTCAAAAAACATAAAAAAGAACTTGATAATATGCAAGAAGAATTAGATAAAATCGAACTTATTAAAGATAAATCAAAATCTAATTATATAAGAATAGTTGAATTATATAAAAAAATTGATGAAAAAGATGATTTAGTGAAGCTTGAGAAAAAAGATATTAAAGACGCAAAAAGTACTAAATATGTTAAAAGAGATGCTGTTAAAAAAATTATTGCTGCTTGGATTATTACTGTTCCTGCTGCTGCAATTCTTGCTGCTGCAATATTCTTTATGATAAAAGGTATTA